One genomic segment of Chelmon rostratus isolate fCheRos1 chromosome 22, fCheRos1.pri, whole genome shotgun sequence includes these proteins:
- the grip1 gene encoding glutamate receptor-interacting protein 1, whose translation MERFLALLRLLGRRRRGRRYRADDDYQEGYEDVYYYTSKYNTHLLNEGPYTKHSAGSRPPDGALAIRRQSIPDEFRGCSVVELMKKEGTTLGLTVSGGIDKDGKPRVSNLRQGGIAARSDQLNVGDYIRAVNGINLAKFRHDEIISLLKNVGERVVLEVEYELPPVSVQGSGVMFKNVEVTLHKEGNSFGFVIRGGAHEDRNKSRPIVITTIRPGGPADREGTVKPGDRLLSIDGIRLHGSTLSEAMSILKQCGQEATLLLEYDVSVMDSVATASGPLLVEVAKATGSSLGVALSTSMFCNKQVIIIDKVKPASIADRCGALHAGDHILSVDGKSMEFCSLAEATQLLSASCQTVRMEILPQHQARPALNAPQHALSHSFSPGSMSAYSLSSLNMSTLPRNMYPTSPRGTLMRRKAKKKDFKSSLSLASSTVGLAGQVVHTETTEVTLLGDGIMGFGLQLQGGVFATETLSSPPLIAYIDPDSPAERCGILQIGDRILSINGVPTEDSTLEETNQLLRDSSITAQLTLEIEFDVAESVIPSSGTFHVKLPKKPGVELGITISSPSNRKAGDPLIISDIKKGSVAHRTGTLELGDKLLAIDNIRVENCSMEEAVQILQQCEELVKLKIRKDEDNSDEQEVSGSIIYTVELQRYGGPLGITISGTEEPFDPIIISSLSKGGLAERTGAIHVGDRILAINSSSLKGKPLSEAISLLQQAGETVTLKIKKQGELSSPKSCVIGPGLGPGAGLSQELQDGEEEPVVMVTPLSNQRAFSTLPSVDSAVESWDGSNVDSSFTTPAPPFQSSPYSFHEWRNAKTTNSQTSSSTRQRANPLSDLGLSDDDWDRPPLGGFTVGHDGTEPDQEENFWSQALEDLETCGQSGILRELEVRSTVTASIITLVLLATIMSGSSLSLNHDPTPLRSTLGRQASFQERSNSRPHYSQVTARSNTLPSDPQRRAFAMRKMRQEVNEILNQNPVELHKLTLEKASDLEDFGFSVSDGLLDRGVYVSNIRPGGPAERGGLRAYDRILQINHVRTRDFDCCLVVPLIAESPNHLELVISRNPSSSSLLANHTDSTTNSSHSPQPVGSELGPSELSVGQGDDGGPIKWSQPGDGLVSGFGVGQVNNKSL comes from the exons ATGAGGGGCCGTACACCAAACACTCTGCCGGGTCGCGACCTCCAGATGGAGCGCTGGCCATCAGGAGGCAGAGTATACCAg ACGAGTTCCGAGGCTGCTCGGTGGTGGAGCTGATGAAGAAGGAGGGGACGACGCTCGGGCTGACGGTTTCGGGAGGCATCGACAAAGACGGGAAGCCCCGGGTTTCGAACCTGCGACAGGGAGGCATCGCTGCCAG GAGTGACCAGCTGAACGTTGGCGACTACATCCGCGCCGTTAACGGCATCAACCTGGCCAAGTTCAGACACGACGAGATCATCAGTCTGCTGAAGAATGTCGGGGAACGAGTCGTCCTGGAGGTCGAGTACGAACTGCCGCCTGTCT CGGTGcaggggtcaggggtcatgTTCAAGAACGTAGAAGTTACGCTTCACAAAGAAGGAAACAGTTTCGGCTTCGTCATCAGAG GTGGGGCCCATGAAGACAGGAACAAGTCTCGCCCCATCGTCATAACAACCATCAGACCAGGTGGTCCAGCTGACAG aGAAGGTACCGTAAAGCCGGGCGATCGGTTGCTCAGCATCGACGGGATTCGTCTCCACGGCAGCACGCTCTCAGAAGCCATGAGCATCCTGAAGCAGTGCGGGCAGGAAGCCACGCTACTGCTCGAGTACGACGTCTCAGTGATGG ATTCTGTTGCCACGGCGTCGGGGCCGCTGCTGGTGGAGGTTGCCAAGGCGACAGGCTCCAGTCTGGGTGTGGCTCTGTCCACCTCCATGTTCTGCAACAAGCAGGTCATCATCATCGACAAGGTCAAACCAGCCAGCATAGCAGACAG gtgtggtGCTCTGCATGCAGGAGATCACATCCTGTCTGTTGATGGGAAGTCGATGGAGTTTTGTTCTCTGGCTGAAGCcactcagctgctctctgcctcctgtCAGACCGTCCGCATGGAGATCCTGCCACAACACCAGGCCCGACCGGCCCTGAACGCACCACAGCAcg ctcttagCCACTCGTTCTCTCCCGGCTCCATGTCGGCCTATAGTCTCTCGTCCCTCAACATGAGCACTCTGCCCAGGAACATGTATCCCACGAGTCCACGGGGCACgctgatgaggaggaaggccaAGAAGAAGGACTTCAAGAGTTCCC TGTCTCTTGCGTCCAGCACCGTCGGCCTCGCCGGTCAGGTCGTTCACACGGAAACCACGGAGGTGACGTTGCTCGGTGATGGCATCATGGGGTTCGGCCTGCAGCTACAGGGTGGCGTCTTCGCCACGGAAACGCTCTCCTCACCACCGCTCATCGCTTACATTGACCCCGACAGCCCGGCTGAGAG gtgtggtATCCTGCAGATCGGTGACAGGATTTTGTCCATAAATGGAGTTCCTACTGAAGACTCGACTCTGGAAGAAACCAATCAGCTCCTCAGAGACTCGTCCATCACCGCTCAGCTCACACTGGAGATTGAGTTCGACGTggctg aGTCGGTCATCCCCAGTTCAGGAACGTTTCATGTGAAGCTCCCAAAGAAACCAGGAGTGGAGCTGGGAATCACCATCAGCT CTCCGTCCAACAGGAAAGCAGGTGAtcctctcatcatctctgacATCAAGAAAGGCAGCGTCGCTCACAG gaCGGGAACGTTGGAGTTGGGAGACAAGCTGCTGGCCATCGATAACATCCGGGTGGAGAACTGCTCCATGGAGGAAGCCGTTCAGATCCTGCAGCAGTGCGAGGAGCTCGTCAAACTGAAGATCCGAAAAGACGAAGACAACTCAG ATGAACAGGAAGTGTCCGGCAGCATCATCTACAcggtggagctgcagaggtaCGGAGGCCCGCTGGGAATCACCATCTCAGGCACCGAGGAGCCCTTTGACCCCATCATCATCTCCTCACTGAGCAAGGGAGGGCTGGCTgagag GACCGGTGCGATCCACGTAGGGGATCGTATTCTGGccatcaacagcagcagtctgaaggGGAAACCTCTGAGTGAAGCCATCAGTCTGCTGCAGCAAGCAGGAGAGACGGTCACACTGAAGATCAAGAAGCAGGGAGAGC tGTCAAGCCCAAAGTCCTGCGTGATTGGTCCAGGCTTGGGGCCAGGGGCGGGGCTTAGCCAGGAGCTCCAGGACGGGGAAGAGGAGCCTGTTGTCATGGTCACGCCTCTGTCAAACCAGAGAGCGTTTAGCACGCTGCCGTCAGTCGACAGCGCTGTGGAGTCCTGGGATGGATCCAATGTGGACAGCAGCTTTACCACCCCGG ctcctCCATTCCAGTCGTCTCCATACAGTTTCCACGAGTGGCGCAACGCCAAGACAACCAACAGCCAAACATCTTCCTCCACTCGCCAGAGAGCCAATCCGTTGTCAGATCTGGGTCTGAGTGACGACGACTGGGACCGCCCACCGCTTGGAgg GTTCACTGTGGGGCATGATGGGACTGAGCCGGACCAGGAAGAGAACTTCTGGTCTCAGGCTCTGGAGGATCTGGAGACCTGCGGCCAGAGTGGTAtcctcagagagctggaggtgagaAGTACTGTGACAGCTAGTATTATTACAc TAGTCCTGTTA GCAACCATCATGTCAGGCTCCAGCCTTAGTCTGAACCATGACCCCACCCCCCTGCGCAGCACACTGGGTCGCCAGGCAAGCTTCCAGGAACGCAGCAACTCCAGACCGCA CTATTCTCAGGTGACAGCTCGGTCCAACACCTTGCCCTCTGACCCCCAGCGCCGAGCCTTTGCCATGAGGAAGATGAGGCAGGAGGTCAATGAGATCCTAAACCAAAACCCTGTGGAACTCCACAAG ttGACTCTAGAGAAGGCCTCAGACCTGGAGGATTttggtttcagtgtttctgacgGTTTGTTGGACCGTGGCGTTTACGTTAGCAACATCCGACCGGGAGGTCCAGCAGAGCGGGGCGGCCTCCGAGCCTATGACCGAATACTACAG ATTAACCACGTACGGACCAGGGACTTTGACTGCTGCCTCGTTGTTCCACTGATTGCAGAGTCTCCAAACCATCTGGAGCTCGTCATCAGTCGAaacccctcttcctcctccctgctcgCCAATCATACTGACAGCACTACCAACAGCAGCCACTCCCCTCAGCCAGTCGGCAGCGAGCTGGGACCATCAGAGCTCTCCGTTGGCCAAGGAGACGATGGTGGTCCGATCAAGTGGAGCCAACCGGGAGACGGGCTGGTGTCAGGGTTTGGCGTGGGGCAGGTGAATAATAAATCATTATAG
- the lsm8 gene encoding LSM8 homolog, U6 small nuclear RNA associated — MSTALESYINRTVAIVTSDGRMIVGTLKGFDQTINLILDESHERVFSSSQGVEQVVLGLYIVRGDNVAVIGEIDEETDSTLDLGNIRAEPLNSVVH, encoded by the exons ATGTCCACCGCCCTGGAGAGCTACATTAACC GTACTGTGGCCATCGTCACCTCAGACGGAAGGATGATTGTG ggcaCTCTGAAGGGCTTCGATCAGACCATCAACCTGATCCTGGATGAGAGTCATGAGCGGGTGTTCAGCTCCAGTCAGGGGGTGGAGCAGGTGGTGCTGGGCCTCTACATCGTCAGAGGAGACAACGT agcgGTGATTGGGGAGATCGACGAGGAGACGGACTCCACTCTGGATTTAGGAAACATCAGAGCTGAGCCGCTCAACTCTGTGGTCCACTGA
- the LOC121625830 gene encoding thymidine phosphorylase has product MNDCNNQTLVRAQTAAGRFQRKRGQAGTKRKLSFTSLCATFWSFLDLFSSGLVQTSWNKTDMQSIPDLIKKKKDGGALSDEEIKTFIHAVTNKTIQDCQTGAMLMAIWQKGMDAAEIETLTREMMSSGEVMSWPNEWAGLVVDKHSTGGVGDKVSLVLAPALAACGCKVPMISGRGLAHTGGTLDKLESIPGFNIHQSTAQILEILGSVGCCIVGQTETLVPADRVLYALRDATSTVDSLPLITGSIISKKGAESLSALVLDVKFGRAALYKDLESAKQLAQLLVTVGNGLGVRTGALLSCMDATIGRCVGNSLEVIESLETLKGKGPDDLMELVTTLGGVLLMMTGMVSDLSEGRRQISDVVIGGDALSKFQAMMEAQGVANETARSLCSAHTDYYSILRKSEHQIELKTPAEGVVMDINGLTLAEVLHKLGAGRSKAGEPVNHSVGAELLVSLGQRVSKGVSWLRIHYEDPAPTPDQINRLQKALILGTNEDTRTQHKQPLVKELLLPHEAS; this is encoded by the exons ATGAACGACTGCAACAATCAGACGTTAGTCAGAGCCCAGACTGCAGCCGGACGCTTCCAGAGAAAACGAGGACAAGCAGGGACGAAGAGGAAACTCAGCTTCACGTCACTCTGTGCCACCTTTTGGTCGTTTTTGGACCTTTTTTCTTCAGGATTAGTACAAACCTCTTGGAATAAA acCGACATGCAGTCGATCCCAGACCTgatcaagaagaagaaagatggaggagcGCTGAGCGATGAAGAGATCAAAACCTTCATCCACGCCGTGACGAACAAAACCATCCAAGACTGCCAGACAG GCGCCATGCTGATGGCGATCTGGCAGAAAGGAATGGACGCCGCCGAGATCGAGACCCTGACCAGGGAGATGATGTCATCGGGGGAAGTGATGTCATGGCCAAATGAGTGGGCGGGGCTGGTGGTTGACAAACACTCAACAGGAGGGGTGGGAGATAAAGTCAGCCTGGTGTTAGCGCCTGCGCTAGCTGCCTGCGGCTGTAAG gtgCCTATGATCAGTGGGCGGGGCTTGGCTCATACAGGAGGAACTCTGGATAAACTGGAGTCAATTCCAGGATTCAACATCCACCAATCAACAGCACAG ATTCTGGAGATCCTGGGCTCAGTGGGCTGCTGCATTGTGGGTCAGACGGAGACTTTGGTTCCTGCAGATCGAGTCCTGTACGCTCTGCGGGACGCCACCAGCACCGTGGACAGCTTACCCCTGATTACTG GCTCGATCATCTCAAAGAAAGGAGCCGAGTCTCTGTCGGCTCTGGTCCTGGATGTGAAGTTTGGACGAGCTGCTCTCTATAAAGACCTGGAGAGCGCCAAGCAACTGGCACAGTTATTA GTAACCGTAGGAAACGGCCTTGGCGTGCGCACGGGGGCGCTCCTCAGCTGCATGGACGCTACGATTGGTCGATGCGTGGGAAACAGTCTGGAGGTGATCGAGTCTCTGGAGACGCTGAAGGGGAAGGGACCCGACGACCTGATGGAGCTGGTCACGACTCTGG GCGGTGTGTTGCTGATGATGACTGGCATGGTGTCTGACCTATCAGAAGGCAGAAGACAGATATCTGACGTTGTGATTGGTGGAGATGCTCTGTCCAAATTCCAGGCCATGATGGAGGCTCAGGGTGTGGCCAATGAGACGGCACGGTCGCTATGCTCCGCCCACACAGATTACTACAGTATCCTGAGAAAATCTGAGCACCAGATCGAACTGAAGACACCTGCAGAGg GCGTCGTCATGGATATCAACGGTTTGACTCTAGCTGAAGTTCTTCATAAACTGGGGGCGGGACGATCAAAGGCCGGAGAGCCTGTCAATCACAGTGTAGGGGCGGAGCTTCTGGTGTCACTGGGTCAGAGGGTCAGCAAAG GGGTCTCCTGGTTGCGGATCCATTATGAGGATCCGGCTCCGACTCCAGACCAGATCAATCGATTGCAGAAAGCTCTGATTCTGGGAACAAATGAAGACACACgaactcaacacaaacagccttTGGTGAAAGAACTGCTGCTACCTCATGAAGCATCTTAA